From the Candidatus Omnitrophota bacterium genome, the window TCATCGCCGCATAAAAGAGCGGGGAATTAAGCACTTCCGCGGCCTGAGCGCGGGATTCATATTTTTTTTCATTGGCCGAATAAAAAGAATCTGTTAGCACGTCAATTCCGCTGTCGCCTTCAGGCCTGACGCACTCTATACCCGGAAGACCATCCGCGCGCACCAGTACCGGCACAAGAAGCTTTTCCCTCAACAGAATACGCGCGGCTTGAACCACACGCTCATCATCCCCCTCCGGGAAAATAATGCGCCTGGACGCTTTTTTCGCTTCCGATTTTAGTTTTTCTAATATATCTAACATTTCCAATTATAGTATAGCTTCATACTTGCAATTTGTCAAGTTAATAGGAGGGTCAGGTCTTGACATTAGACATTATGAATCTTCTTAATCAACTCTTCACTGCTGAAGGAGCCGACATCGGCCTTCCTGTCTCTGAGCGCCATCTCTCCGCTGGCCGCTTCCTTGTCGCCTACTATTCCTATATAGGGCACATGCTCCATGATAGCATTCCTGATTTTTTTATTCAGGCTCAGATTCCTGCTGTCAAGAGAAACGCGGATTCCCGCATCAACCAATTTCTCAAGCATCACCTCCGCGGCGGCTATGTTTTTTTCACTTATTGTCACTATCCTGAGCTGCTGCGGCGCGAGCCACAGGGGGAAATTCGCGGCATACTGCTCGGTGAGCATTCCCACAAATCTTTCAATTGAACCGAAAATCGCGCGGTGTATCATAAAAGGCGTCTGCTTCTCGCCCTTTTCGTCTATGTAAAACATAGAGAATCTGTCCGGCAGATTGAAATCAAACTGTATGGTGGAACACTGCCAGAGCCTGCCGAGCGCGTCTTTTATCTTAATATCTATCTTGGGGCCGTAAAACGCTCCGCCGCCTTCGTCTATCTCATATTCTATGTTTTTGGACTCAACGGCTTTTTTGAGAGATTCTTCCGCCAGCGCCCAGTCTTTCAGCTCACCCACATATTTTTTCTCTGGCCTAGTTGATATATAGACCTTGAATTCTTCAAAGCCGAACGAAGAAAGAAATTTCAGGGCAAACTCAAAAACATTCTCTATTTCCTTCATGACCTGATCTTCCGCCACTATGATGTGAGCGTCATCTATGGTAAAACCCCTCACCCTCAGCAGGCCGTGGAGCACGCCGCTTTTTTCAAATCTGTAAACCGTCCCCAGCTCCGCCAATCTCACCGGAAGATCCCTGTATGAATGGAGTGTGCTCGAATATATTTTTATGTGGCCGGGGCAGTTCATGGGCCGCACCCTGTAAGGCTTGCCCTCTATGTCCATGCTCGAATACATCATATCGGAGTAGTTCTGCAGGTGTCCTGAAATACGGTAGAGCTCCTCACTGGCCACATGCGGAGTACGCACCAGCTGATAGCCGTTGCGCAGATGCTCTTTTTTCCAGAATCCCTCTATTATCTCAAGGAGCTGAGCGCCGTCGGGATGCCAGTGTATAAGTCCCGGTCCCGATTCGGGGTGTATGCTGAAAAGGTGTTTCCCTATCACTCTGTGGTCTCGCTTTTTAGCCTCTTCGCGGAATTTCACATATTTCATCAGATCGTCTTTTGTAAAAAAAGCTGTCCCGTAGACACGCTGTAGCATTTTATTTTTCTCCGAACCTCTCCAGTATGCTCCGGCGATATCGAGTAGATGAAAATTCCTGAGCTCTCCCGAGTTCTCGATATGGGGCCCGCGGCACAGATCCGTGAAATCGCCCAGTTCGTACAGCGACACTTCCTCATCTTTGATCTCGTTTATGAGTTCGCTTTTGTATATCTGGCCTTTTTCCGAAAAGAATTTGAGAGCTTCAGCTTTTTTCAGGCTGTAACGCCTGAAC encodes:
- the thrS gene encoding threonine--tRNA ligase, producing MNENKYSLETLRHSAAHIMAYAVQRLYKNVKFAIGPSIENGFYYDFDLDTAIKPDDFKKISGEMQKIIKEKLPFRRYSLKKAEALKFFSEKGQIYKSELINEIKDEEVSLYELGDFTDLCRGPHIENSGELRNFHLLDIAGAYWRGSEKNKMLQRVYGTAFFTKDDLMKYVKFREEAKKRDHRVIGKHLFSIHPESGPGLIHWHPDGAQLLEIIEGFWKKEHLRNGYQLVRTPHVASEELYRISGHLQNYSDMMYSSMDIEGKPYRVRPMNCPGHIKIYSSTLHSYRDLPVRLAELGTVYRFEKSGVLHGLLRVRGFTIDDAHIIVAEDQVMKEIENVFEFALKFLSSFGFEEFKVYISTRPEKKYVGELKDWALAEESLKKAVESKNIEYEIDEGGGAFYGPKIDIKIKDALGRLWQCSTIQFDFNLPDRFSMFYIDEKGEKQTPFMIHRAIFGSIERFVGMLTEQYAANFPLWLAPQQLRIVTISEKNIAAAEVMLEKLVDAGIRVSLDSRNLSLNKKIRNAIMEHVPYIGIVGDKEAASGEMALRDRKADVGSFSSEELIKKIHNV